The proteins below are encoded in one region of Bremerella sp. P1:
- a CDS encoding DUF1559 domain-containing protein has product MRAFPTATSRRAFTLVELLVVIAIIGVLIALLLPAVQQAREAARRMQCSNNLKQIGLAVHNYHDTYGSFPPGIIVNYSRSATWDVLTSPSAWNWSALILPFIEQQAMHDRLGITQGVYADEAYQDATRLALMQTPIAGYRCPSDTTDDLNGNLGWSMSRGANDIATMNYVAMAHFKRDGDSSTFANNDTQTGSFLVNRGLKFSDLTDGTSNILGVGERCNRLGSQHYRAGVWACSAATTHPCDHRYDAMASTALSPNSNHPDNWRLNGNLSSNHPGGVMAMLMDASVSFIPETIDHDPLQDNNIDSVYEKLGARSDGQPVGEF; this is encoded by the coding sequence ATGCGAGCCTTTCCTACGGCGACATCACGCCGCGCGTTCACTCTGGTTGAACTCCTTGTTGTGATTGCCATTATTGGCGTGCTGATTGCCCTGTTGTTGCCGGCCGTGCAGCAGGCCCGCGAGGCAGCTCGGCGGATGCAGTGCAGCAATAACTTGAAGCAGATCGGTCTCGCCGTGCACAACTACCACGATACCTACGGTAGTTTTCCGCCAGGGATCATTGTGAACTACAGCCGTTCGGCCACGTGGGACGTACTGACTTCGCCAAGTGCCTGGAACTGGTCGGCATTGATTCTGCCATTTATCGAACAGCAAGCCATGCACGACCGGTTGGGCATTACGCAGGGTGTGTACGCGGACGAAGCGTATCAGGACGCCACGCGGTTGGCGCTCATGCAAACACCCATTGCCGGTTACCGTTGTCCTTCGGATACGACGGACGATTTGAACGGCAATCTCGGCTGGTCGATGTCGCGTGGGGCGAATGACATTGCCACGATGAACTACGTAGCCATGGCCCACTTCAAGCGAGATGGCGATAGCTCGACGTTCGCGAACAACGATACGCAAACAGGTTCGTTTCTCGTTAACCGCGGACTGAAGTTTTCGGACCTGACCGATGGTACCAGCAACATCCTGGGCGTCGGCGAACGCTGCAATCGGCTGGGAAGCCAGCACTATCGAGCTGGCGTATGGGCTTGTTCGGCCGCCACGACGCATCCTTGCGATCATCGCTACGACGCGATGGCCTCGACGGCCCTGTCGCCCAACTCGAATCACCCCGACAACTGGCGATTGAACGGCAATCTGTCCAGCAATCATCCTGGCGGCGTGATGGCGATGCTGATGGACGCCTCGGTGAGTTTCATTCCCGAAACGATCGACCACGACCCGCTGCAAGATAATAATATCGATTCGGTGTACGAGAAACTCGGTGCCCGCAGCGACGGTCAGCCGGTCGGCGAGTTTTAA
- a CDS encoding DUF2784 domain-containing protein, translating into MLIFLDYFLLIFHLALTAFNALGWAFERTRLAHLILILLTLASWTVLSPFYGWGYCPFTDWHWQVKRALGESPLPGSFIKYCLDGCTSWDSDPTVVTYATAAVGVVALVMSIAVNVLAWQNSRKAQRAETA; encoded by the coding sequence ATGCTGATCTTTCTGGACTACTTCCTGCTGATCTTTCACCTCGCTCTGACCGCATTTAATGCCCTGGGTTGGGCGTTTGAGAGAACGCGCCTGGCACATTTAATCCTGATCTTGTTGACGCTAGCGTCGTGGACCGTCCTTAGTCCCTTTTATGGATGGGGGTACTGTCCGTTTACGGACTGGCATTGGCAGGTCAAGCGAGCACTGGGCGAGAGTCCCCTGCCCGGTTCCTTTATTAAGTACTGTCTCGACGGCTGCACTAGCTGGGACTCGGATCCTACGGTGGTGACTTATGCGACGGCGGCTGTGGGGGTCGTGGCCCTGGTCATGTCGATCGCCGTCAACGTTCTTGCCTGGCAAAACAGCCGGAAGGCCCAGCGGGCAGAAACCGCGTGA
- a CDS encoding carboxypeptidase-like regulatory domain-containing protein, producing the protein MKRLLYCFALILSTSLLGCNGNQEGVTGTVTLDGQPLPKAEVVFTPTEGGRPATAMTDASGKYDLVYTIDQTGAPPGEYVVRIRAARTETGEDGRDVMTPESVPAKYNEQSQLIVEVQEGASNQFDFDLESE; encoded by the coding sequence ATGAAGCGACTTCTCTACTGTTTCGCGCTGATCCTCTCAACGTCACTTCTGGGCTGTAACGGAAACCAAGAGGGAGTGACAGGCACGGTCACCTTAGACGGACAACCTCTACCGAAAGCTGAAGTGGTTTTCACACCAACAGAAGGGGGCCGACCAGCGACGGCAATGACCGATGCCAGCGGTAAGTACGACTTGGTCTACACCATCGATCAGACCGGTGCGCCTCCGGGAGAATACGTCGTTCGCATTCGTGCGGCACGCACGGAAACGGGCGAAGATGGACGCGACGTCATGACGCCAGAGTCCGTGCCTGCCAAGTACAACGAGCAAAGCCAACTAATCGTTGAGGTGCAGGAAGGCGCGAGCAATCAATTTGACTTCGATCTCGAGTCGGAATAA
- the guaB gene encoding IMP dehydrogenase codes for MEDRFAKVAITFDDVLLAPRYSDFVPADVTTKTQLTANIALNIPLLSSPMDTVTESEMAIALAKEGGLGIIHKNLSTEVQTEEVTKVKRSANGIIVDPVTLPPTAPVNEAKRVMDQHHVSGVPIIGSDGKLAGIITRRDLRFLESNDLSINEVMTKGNLVTATGTVTLTEAEQILTAKKVEKLLLVDEDYKLTGLITIKDIDMMNRFPQASKDSMGRLRAGAAVGVMDFDRVQSLINADVDVLVVDSAHGHSKNVIETVREIKKNWNIDVIAGNVATAEGCEDLIKAGADAVKVGIGPGSICTTRVVSGVGVPQITAIHDTSQVALKYGIPIIADGGVRFSGDITKAIAAGASVVMVGGLFAGVAESPGEVILYQGRTFKVYRGMGSLGAMVKGSKERYRQGSVTDGGKLVPEGVEGRVPFKGNLNAFVYQLVGGLRAGMGYCGTRTIEELRKDATFIRVTSASVRESHPHDIAITQESPNYSPETHDNE; via the coding sequence ATGGAAGATCGCTTTGCCAAGGTCGCGATTACGTTTGATGACGTGCTGCTTGCCCCGCGCTATAGCGACTTTGTGCCAGCGGACGTAACAACCAAGACGCAGCTGACGGCGAACATCGCCTTGAACATTCCGCTGCTCAGCTCGCCCATGGATACGGTCACTGAGTCGGAGATGGCGATCGCCCTGGCCAAGGAAGGCGGCCTGGGGATCATCCATAAGAATCTGTCGACCGAGGTCCAGACCGAAGAAGTCACCAAGGTGAAGCGTTCGGCCAACGGGATTATCGTCGACCCAGTCACGCTACCACCGACAGCACCGGTCAACGAAGCGAAGCGTGTGATGGATCAGCATCACGTTTCCGGCGTGCCGATCATCGGAAGTGATGGCAAGCTAGCTGGTATCATCACTCGCCGCGATTTACGCTTCCTCGAGTCGAATGACCTGTCTATCAATGAGGTTATGACAAAAGGCAACCTCGTGACAGCAACGGGGACCGTAACGCTTACGGAAGCTGAGCAAATTTTAACGGCTAAAAAGGTGGAGAAACTTTTACTGGTTGACGAAGATTACAAACTGACGGGTCTCATCACGATCAAAGACATTGACATGATGAACCGGTTCCCCCAAGCGTCCAAAGACTCGATGGGACGTTTGAGGGCTGGAGCCGCCGTTGGTGTGATGGATTTCGACCGGGTTCAAAGTCTCATCAATGCCGACGTCGACGTGTTGGTAGTGGATAGTGCTCACGGGCACTCCAAGAATGTCATCGAGACCGTTCGCGAGATCAAAAAGAACTGGAACATCGACGTGATCGCCGGCAACGTGGCGACTGCGGAAGGATGCGAAGACTTGATCAAAGCGGGCGCGGACGCGGTAAAGGTTGGCATCGGGCCTGGCTCGATCTGCACGACCCGAGTCGTCTCCGGGGTAGGTGTTCCACAGATCACGGCGATTCACGACACCAGTCAGGTCGCTTTGAAATATGGGATTCCGATCATCGCAGACGGCGGCGTTCGATTTTCCGGTGACATTACCAAGGCGATCGCGGCAGGTGCTAGCGTAGTCATGGTCGGCGGTTTATTCGCTGGCGTGGCCGAAAGCCCTGGCGAGGTGATCCTGTACCAAGGTCGAACCTTCAAGGTTTACCGCGGGATGGGCAGCCTCGGAGCGATGGTGAAAGGCTCCAAAGAGCGGTACCGACAAGGCAGCGTCACCGATGGTGGCAAGCTGGTTCCCGAAGGGGTTGAAGGTCGTGTGCCGTTCAAGGGTAATTTAAACGCGTTCGTGTATCAGTTGGTCGGCGGACTACGAGCCGGCATGGGATACTGCGGAACGCGAACCATCGAGGAGTTGCGCAAGGACGCCACCTTTATCCGAGTTACCTCGGCTAGTGTTAGGGAAAGCCATCCTCATGACATCGCGATCACTCAAGAGTCTCCTAACTACAGCCCGGAGACACACGACAACGAATAG
- a CDS encoding carboxypeptidase regulatory-like domain-containing protein yields the protein MFSLLIKHRLMVMLLGAALMTTVGCGGGEYDNLGEVSGKITLDGEPLKHAVITFQPQGGRPAYGKTGEDGKYRMMYTGSQAGATVGMNTVTITNGGEKRDEETGKIWFQKEQVPPKYNSKTELTYDVQAGSQTHDFELKTK from the coding sequence ATGTTTTCCTTGTTGATCAAGCATCGTCTGATGGTGATGCTGTTGGGTGCCGCGCTGATGACCACGGTTGGTTGTGGCGGTGGCGAGTACGACAACCTGGGCGAAGTGAGCGGTAAGATCACCCTTGATGGCGAACCGCTCAAGCACGCCGTTATTACGTTCCAGCCCCAAGGTGGCCGGCCTGCCTACGGCAAGACAGGCGAAGATGGCAAGTACCGAATGATGTACACCGGCAGCCAGGCCGGCGCGACGGTCGGCATGAACACCGTCACGATCACCAACGGCGGCGAGAAACGCGACGAAGAAACCGGCAAAATCTGGTTCCAAAAGGAACAAGTCCCGCCAAAGTACAACTCGAAGACGGAGTTGACCTACGACGTCCAAGCCGGATCGCAGACGCACGACTTTGAGTTGAAGACGAAGTAG
- a CDS encoding DODA-type extradiol aromatic ring-opening family dioxygenase produces MSSQSAVQADDASGGRMPVIFIAHGSPELAVDPVRGAPFTRWGQELARPKAILVVSAHWEKTRPVMLSSTDPSGLVYDFSGFPRPLYEVRYDAPGAKQLATRVESILPKSSVARSDRGLDHGAWTPLVHLYPQADVPVLQISMPSREGPQGLFDFGRALAPLRDEGVLIVGSGNITHPMLELRRGLPGQTPTFAKDFDDWTKAAIEGRDYDTLMDYAAKGPEVRRNHPTPDHFLPLLVTAGVASVANAKPKFVLEEFEYNLFSRRSVEFS; encoded by the coding sequence ATGTCGAGTCAGTCAGCCGTACAGGCCGATGATGCCAGCGGGGGCCGGATGCCGGTGATCTTCATCGCGCATGGTTCTCCTGAACTGGCCGTCGACCCGGTGCGTGGTGCTCCCTTCACGCGGTGGGGACAGGAACTTGCTCGCCCCAAGGCGATCTTGGTGGTCTCGGCTCACTGGGAGAAAACGCGACCGGTGATGCTTAGCTCAACCGATCCTTCCGGCTTGGTTTACGATTTCAGCGGTTTTCCCCGGCCTTTGTACGAAGTGCGATACGATGCCCCGGGCGCGAAGCAGCTGGCAACTCGAGTCGAATCGATCTTGCCGAAGTCGTCGGTGGCTCGCTCGGATCGTGGGTTAGACCATGGGGCGTGGACGCCACTGGTTCACTTGTATCCTCAGGCGGATGTGCCGGTGCTGCAGATCTCGATGCCGAGTCGTGAGGGACCCCAGGGCCTGTTCGACTTTGGCAGGGCGCTGGCACCGCTGCGAGACGAAGGAGTGCTGATCGTCGGTAGCGGCAACATCACCCATCCGATGCTGGAACTGCGGCGCGGTCTACCTGGACAAACGCCTACGTTCGCCAAAGACTTCGACGATTGGACCAAGGCAGCCATTGAAGGCCGCGATTACGACACCTTGATGGACTACGCCGCGAAAGGCCCCGAGGTGCGGCGTAATCATCCGACGCCTGATCACTTCCTGCCGCTGCTGGTGACCGCTGGCGTAGCGAGCGTTGCGAACGCGAAACCAAAGTTCGTGCTGGAAGAATTCGAGTACAACCTCTTCAGCCGGCGATCGGTCGAGTTTTCGTAG
- a CDS encoding DUF1559 domain-containing protein: protein MRAKNGFTLVELLVVIAIIGVLIALLLPAVQQAREAARRMSCNNNLKNLALGLHNHHDVFGELPAGGDHSGTGDRQMWGWGAHILPFVEQTSLYDQLRVSQQDLKVTLDNTTLRPLTQTKLDIFICPSDPGGHLMDGGKMNGGKGRRFNGQSSFSANFRVAKSNYIGVCGMFDVDHRRNNGALFRGSEMRFADITDGTSNTFLLGERNLRCAQGAWVGNRNVTGGGDQGADYTMGRVTKPVNHTNNSAHQCTEGFASQHPGGSLFAFVDGSVHFIADTIDYNNAGVDGNAQNGNDAPPSFNSNNLGTYQRLGARDDGAPVSDF from the coding sequence ATGCGCGCGAAAAATGGATTCACGCTTGTCGAACTGCTAGTTGTTATCGCAATCATTGGTGTGTTAATCGCCTTACTGCTGCCGGCTGTTCAACAAGCCCGTGAAGCCGCTCGTCGAATGAGCTGCAACAATAACCTCAAAAACCTGGCCCTCGGCCTGCATAATCACCACGATGTCTTCGGTGAGCTGCCCGCTGGCGGCGACCACTCAGGCACCGGTGATCGACAAATGTGGGGCTGGGGTGCTCATATCCTGCCATTTGTCGAACAAACGTCTCTCTACGACCAACTGCGTGTCTCTCAGCAGGACCTGAAAGTAACGCTCGATAACACCACGCTTCGCCCGCTAACCCAGACCAAGCTCGACATCTTCATTTGTCCTTCCGATCCAGGCGGACATTTGATGGATGGCGGTAAGATGAATGGTGGTAAAGGTCGCCGTTTCAACGGCCAATCGAGCTTCTCGGCAAACTTCCGCGTTGCCAAATCGAATTACATCGGTGTTTGCGGCATGTTTGATGTCGACCACCGCCGCAACAACGGTGCTTTGTTCCGTGGCAGCGAAATGCGATTCGCTGACATCACCGACGGTACCTCCAATACCTTCCTCCTGGGCGAACGCAATCTGCGATGTGCCCAAGGTGCTTGGGTAGGAAACCGCAACGTCACCGGTGGTGGTGACCAAGGGGCTGACTATACAATGGGTCGCGTGACCAAGCCGGTTAACCACACCAATAACTCGGCTCATCAATGCACCGAAGGGTTCGCCAGCCAGCATCCCGGTGGCTCGCTGTTTGCCTTTGTCGATGGTTCGGTTCACTTCATTGCAGACACCATCGATTACAACAATGCTGGCGTCGATGGTAATGCTCAGAATGGCAACGACGCCCCGCCAAGCTTCAACTCGAACAACCTGGGTACGTATCAACGGCTCGGTGCTCGAGACGACGGAGCTCCGGTCAGCGATTTCTAA
- a CDS encoding sialate O-acetylesterase, producing MNTLRLIAACVLLLFVAAPSQAELHFASIFGSNMVLQRGVPVTVWGRAGSGEKLTVRFASEKIETTADANGDWSVTLPPLPASSEGQALNVASQTEALEIRNVLVGELWHACGQSNMAMTVEWMAHELPEVKADIANANLPLIRFCRIHAGPQPEPLKELELSPGWAVCSPKNVTKFSGVSFYFARKLQEKLGVPIGIINTSRGGTPIEPFIPRAAFTSHPTLEKEGELGDREDLEALRRLPGGVYARDANWLPGRLFNSRLAPIMRLPVRGAIWYQGESNSGTQEDPHEYAHKMRALIRGWRDATNNEALPFYFVQLPGSGAGPGWSYLREQQRLATDVPHTGMAVTLDLVGGNIHPPNKIDVGDRLARWALAKDYGQQVTYSGPLFDRQEIDGDHITVHFQHAESGLMVASKQGLEAPQETPDGKLTYFEVADTDGQWHAAEATIDGQTVVVTSPKVTAPIAVRYAYIVSPQHVPLYNREGLPASPFCSKPELLKYDPQLPK from the coding sequence ATGAATACGCTCCGTCTGATCGCTGCCTGCGTGCTCTTGCTGTTTGTCGCCGCGCCGTCGCAAGCCGAGCTTCACTTTGCCAGCATCTTCGGGAGCAACATGGTCCTGCAGCGCGGCGTGCCGGTAACTGTCTGGGGCAGGGCAGGCAGTGGCGAGAAGCTGACCGTTCGCTTTGCCAGTGAAAAGATTGAAACGACAGCCGACGCAAACGGGGACTGGTCGGTGACGCTGCCGCCTCTGCCAGCAAGCAGCGAAGGGCAGGCGCTGAATGTCGCCAGCCAGACTGAGGCGCTGGAGATCCGCAATGTGCTTGTCGGTGAACTGTGGCACGCGTGCGGCCAGTCGAACATGGCCATGACGGTCGAGTGGATGGCCCATGAACTACCGGAGGTCAAAGCCGATATCGCCAACGCCAACCTGCCGTTGATTCGCTTCTGCCGCATTCACGCCGGTCCACAGCCGGAGCCGCTCAAGGAGTTGGAACTGTCACCCGGCTGGGCCGTTTGCTCACCGAAAAACGTGACTAAATTCTCAGGCGTTAGTTTCTATTTCGCTCGGAAGCTTCAAGAGAAACTAGGCGTCCCGATCGGCATCATCAATACGTCACGCGGCGGAACACCGATCGAACCGTTCATCCCGCGGGCCGCATTCACCTCGCATCCCACGCTTGAAAAAGAAGGCGAACTCGGGGACCGCGAGGACCTGGAAGCCCTCCGCCGCTTGCCTGGCGGAGTGTATGCTCGCGATGCGAATTGGCTTCCAGGCCGGCTGTTCAACTCTCGCCTGGCCCCCATCATGCGACTGCCGGTGCGGGGAGCGATCTGGTACCAAGGCGAGTCCAATAGCGGCACCCAGGAAGATCCTCACGAGTACGCCCACAAGATGCGAGCCCTCATCCGCGGTTGGCGGGACGCAACGAACAACGAGGCCCTGCCGTTCTATTTCGTGCAGCTGCCCGGCAGTGGTGCCGGCCCAGGCTGGTCGTACTTGCGTGAGCAGCAGCGACTCGCGACCGACGTGCCGCATACCGGCATGGCCGTGACGCTCGACTTGGTCGGGGGCAACATTCATCCACCGAACAAAATCGACGTCGGTGATCGACTGGCCCGCTGGGCCTTGGCCAAAGATTACGGCCAGCAAGTTACCTACAGCGGCCCGTTGTTCGACCGGCAAGAGATCGACGGCGACCATATCACCGTCCACTTTCAGCACGCCGAAAGCGGCCTAATGGTCGCCTCGAAGCAGGGTCTCGAAGCTCCCCAGGAAACGCCGGACGGAAAGCTAACCTACTTTGAAGTCGCGGATACCGATGGCCAGTGGCACGCGGCCGAGGCCACTATCGACGGCCAAACGGTTGTCGTGACCAGCCCGAAAGTAACCGCCCCAATCGCCGTGCGGTATGCCTACATAGTCTCGCCACAGCACGTCCCGCTGTACAACCGAGAAGGCTTGCCGGCATCGCCGTTCTGCAGCAAGCCAGAACTGCTGAAGTACGATCCGCAGTTGCCGAAGTAG
- a CDS encoding sulfatase-like hydrolase/transferase, protein MRTLLLSFVLALLASSYLAAETTRPNILILIGDDIDRDSLGPWGGQAHTPNLDQLAQDGMRLDGVYANVAMCAPFRQELYSGRTAWRTRAMPNHSKSVAGTKSLPHYLQPLGYRVGLLGKTHIGPKDAYPFDYLGDVSKQKDGNPELVKRATAYIKEAKAAGDPFCLVVASHDGHGPYTTGDPSQYDKDAFELEADKIDTPAYRSELQLHLAEVTNLDALLGELRGVLAEEKLADNTLVIFCSEQGNAFPFAKWTCFNDGLTSGLVVAMPGKIPAGTSNSQLTWIADITPTLVDVVGGKAAADAFDGKSQWKNWTGGNEQVHKYAYGAFTNCNIIDNRDRIYPIRTIRDDRFTLIWSPRHDEEITSNVTLTEALAWLESEPKDGKASTAATWVRKAKRTKTEKDDAIVHRLHHRPEWALYDRTVDPEELTNLIDDPKHAKDAQRLKQELQAWLTKWDDADPVATERGFVKSK, encoded by the coding sequence ATGCGAACGCTTCTCTTGAGCTTCGTGCTCGCTTTGCTGGCCTCTTCCTATTTGGCTGCGGAAACCACTCGCCCCAACATCCTGATTTTGATCGGCGATGACATCGACCGCGACTCGCTCGGCCCGTGGGGTGGTCAGGCTCACACGCCGAACCTTGATCAGTTGGCCCAAGACGGCATGCGGCTGGATGGTGTGTATGCGAACGTCGCCATGTGTGCTCCTTTTCGGCAAGAGCTTTATAGCGGCCGCACTGCTTGGCGAACGCGGGCCATGCCTAATCACAGCAAGTCGGTCGCCGGCACCAAGAGCTTGCCGCATTACCTTCAGCCGCTGGGCTACCGGGTAGGGCTGCTGGGCAAGACGCATATCGGACCGAAGGATGCCTATCCGTTCGATTACCTCGGCGACGTCAGCAAACAGAAAGATGGCAACCCCGAACTGGTCAAGCGCGCGACGGCCTATATCAAGGAGGCCAAGGCCGCTGGCGATCCGTTTTGCCTGGTGGTCGCTTCGCATGATGGGCACGGCCCGTACACCACCGGCGATCCTTCGCAGTACGACAAAGATGCCTTCGAGTTGGAAGCCGACAAGATCGACACGCCTGCCTATCGTAGCGAACTTCAACTGCACCTGGCCGAGGTGACCAACTTGGATGCCTTACTGGGCGAACTTCGCGGTGTGCTGGCCGAGGAAAAGCTGGCCGACAACACGCTCGTGATTTTCTGCTCGGAACAAGGCAACGCGTTCCCGTTTGCCAAGTGGACGTGCTTTAACGACGGCCTGACCAGCGGCCTGGTGGTCGCGATGCCTGGGAAGATTCCCGCCGGGACAAGCAATTCACAGCTCACCTGGATCGCCGACATCACCCCGACGCTCGTCGATGTCGTCGGCGGTAAGGCGGCTGCCGATGCGTTCGACGGCAAGAGCCAATGGAAGAACTGGACTGGCGGCAACGAACAAGTCCACAAGTACGCGTACGGTGCGTTCACCAACTGCAACATCATCGACAATCGTGATCGCATCTATCCGATCCGCACGATCCGCGACGACCGCTTCACGCTCATCTGGTCGCCTCGGCACGACGAAGAGATCACCTCGAACGTCACCCTGACCGAAGCACTCGCGTGGCTCGAGTCCGAACCAAAAGACGGCAAGGCCAGCACCGCCGCGACCTGGGTCCGTAAGGCGAAGCGAACCAAGACCGAGAAGGACGACGCGATTGTCCATCGCCTGCATCACCGGCCGGAGTGGGCTCTCTACGATCGCACGGTCGATCCGGAAGAACTGACCAACCTGATCGACGATCCAAAACATGCCAAGGATGCCCAGCGGCTCAAGCAAGAGCTGCAAGCCTGGCTAACCAAGTGGGACGACGCCGATCCCGTCGCCACCGAGCGCGGCTTTGTGAAATCGAAGTAG